One Rossellomorea aquimaris DNA window includes the following coding sequences:
- the gltB gene encoding glutamate synthase large subunit, with amino-acid sequence MKTNLPVAQGLYDPAQEHEACGIGMIANIDGTKSHSIVQNAINILCNLEHRGGQSADTSTGDGAGILTQIPHHFFKKQCEKEDIILPRKGEYGIGMVFLPENYEKRMKSKEIFERIIEEEGQKTLGWRPVPLNDSFVGKVASKSKPFIRQVFIGVSDDIKSRMDFERKLYVIRKRVEKEVATVEGQEDVYLCSLSSTTIVYKGMLIPEQLDSFYIDLNHPEFRSALALVHSRFSTNTFPSWQRSHPNRYTIHNGEFNTLRGNVNWMRAREKLCHSSAFKEEDLEKILPVIDETGSDSSMFDNCFEFLHLSGRSLAHTAMMMVPEPWENDDTIHPKKKDFYEYHSCLMEPWDGPAALVFTDGKQIGACLDRNGLRPARYYVTKGGMIVLGSEVGALDIFADDIVYKDRLQPGKMLLVDLEKGRIIPDEEIKLRVASEHPYRHWLDNNKFELEELPETTHEPVQLDSEEVLLQQQAFGYTNEELNKIIKPMVTDGKDPVGSMGYDSPLAVLSKKPQLLYNYFKQLFAQVTNPPIDAIREQIITSVGTTIGAEGNLVNPGPESCRHIHLKTPILTGEELEKLRHQNEKGFKAVTLSILFDVTDEENQLESTLDVLYEKADLAVEDGATLLILSDRGVVKDKAAIPALLAVSGLHHHLIRQGTRTTVSILLESGEPREVHHFATLLGYGAEAINPYLAYETLRDLIDKGELQDTTYEQAVQSFVKSGTDGVIKVLSKMGISTIQSYRGAQIFEAVGIHKDVIDKYFTRTASRLGGIGMDIIEKEVLLRHRKAFNDRKDNQSTLESGDEFQYRKNGEDHAYNPSTIHTLQHACRTNNYELFKKYSNMLTDEKQNLQSLRGLLSFKETKPIPIEEVESVEEICRRFKTGAMSFGSISQEAHEALAIAMNKIGGRSNSGEGGEHPSRFTPDENGDSRRSSIKQVASGRFGVTSHYLVNADEIQIKVAQGAKPGEGGHLPGKKVYPWVAEVRGSTPGVELISPPPHHDIYSIEDLAELIYNLKNANPQARISVKLVSAVGVGTIAAGVAKGRADVVLISGYDGGTGAAPRTSLKHTGLPWEIGLAEAHQTLLLNRLRDRIVVETDGKMMTGRDVVVASLLGAEEYGFSTAPLVVLGCVMMRVCHMNTCPVGIATQDPELREKYTGDPEHVANFMRFVAQETRELMAQLGFRTINEMIGRTDILEANEAIDHWKGKGIDLSALLHQPDVPEKVGRFATRKQDHELEKTLDYQELIPRCRQAIETGEPVEWTTAIRNIHRVTGTMLGSEITKRYGAEGLPEDTIRLTFKGSAGQSFGAFIPKGLTLRLVGDSNDFVGKGLSGGKIIVHPDPTATFIPERNTIIGNVSFYGASGGEAYIYGVAGERFCVRNSGAQVVVESVGDHGCEYMTGGKVVVLGLTGRNFAAGMSGGVAYVLDEDENFRSRCNQELVLVQPLFDPDEMKDVYDMIEKYVHYTNSNNGKKILANWDSYVSKFVRVIPKSYLKMRERISELENSGLEKFDAEMAAFEEGTKEEKKVLEPAK; translated from the coding sequence ATGAAAACGAATCTTCCTGTAGCGCAAGGCCTGTATGATCCTGCGCAAGAACATGAAGCATGTGGAATTGGAATGATTGCAAATATTGATGGGACGAAGAGTCACAGCATCGTTCAAAATGCAATTAACATTCTATGTAACTTAGAGCACCGCGGGGGACAATCAGCTGACACAAGTACTGGTGACGGTGCAGGTATCCTTACCCAAATTCCTCATCATTTCTTCAAAAAGCAATGTGAGAAAGAAGACATCATCCTTCCGAGAAAAGGTGAATATGGGATTGGAATGGTATTCCTTCCTGAAAATTATGAGAAGCGCATGAAAAGCAAAGAGATATTTGAGCGCATCATTGAAGAAGAAGGTCAGAAGACACTAGGCTGGAGACCAGTTCCACTCAATGATTCCTTTGTAGGAAAAGTGGCTTCCAAGTCTAAACCGTTCATCCGCCAGGTATTCATTGGCGTATCGGATGACATAAAGTCCCGCATGGATTTCGAGCGCAAGCTATATGTGATCCGTAAACGAGTTGAAAAAGAAGTGGCAACTGTGGAAGGACAAGAAGATGTATATCTTTGTAGTTTGTCTTCTACAACCATCGTTTACAAAGGGATGCTCATCCCGGAACAGCTCGATTCCTTTTATATTGACCTCAACCATCCTGAGTTCCGGTCAGCCTTAGCCCTTGTACATTCCCGCTTTAGTACAAACACTTTCCCAAGCTGGCAGCGTTCTCATCCAAACCGATATACGATCCATAATGGAGAATTCAACACATTGCGAGGTAATGTGAACTGGATGCGCGCACGTGAGAAGCTGTGCCATTCAAGTGCATTTAAAGAAGAAGATCTGGAAAAGATCCTTCCTGTTATTGATGAGACAGGCAGTGATTCCTCTATGTTCGATAACTGCTTTGAATTCCTTCATTTATCGGGAAGATCCCTTGCTCACACGGCCATGATGATGGTACCTGAGCCTTGGGAAAATGATGACACGATTCATCCGAAGAAAAAGGACTTCTACGAATATCATAGCTGTTTGATGGAACCGTGGGATGGACCGGCAGCCCTTGTGTTTACGGATGGAAAACAGATCGGTGCTTGCCTGGACCGGAATGGACTACGCCCGGCTCGTTACTATGTGACTAAGGGCGGCATGATCGTACTTGGTTCTGAAGTAGGGGCCCTGGATATTTTTGCCGATGACATTGTGTACAAAGATCGATTACAGCCAGGAAAAATGCTTCTCGTCGATCTGGAAAAAGGGAGAATCATTCCGGATGAAGAGATCAAGCTGCGCGTTGCTTCCGAGCATCCGTACAGACATTGGCTGGATAATAATAAATTTGAACTTGAGGAATTACCCGAAACGACACATGAACCAGTTCAACTGGATTCAGAAGAAGTGCTATTGCAGCAGCAGGCTTTTGGCTACACAAATGAGGAGTTGAACAAAATCATTAAGCCGATGGTGACGGACGGCAAAGATCCGGTTGGTTCCATGGGTTATGATTCACCTCTTGCGGTATTATCGAAAAAGCCACAGCTTCTTTATAACTACTTCAAACAACTATTTGCTCAAGTGACAAACCCACCGATCGATGCGATTCGAGAACAAATCATTACATCTGTAGGGACCACGATCGGAGCAGAAGGAAACCTGGTTAACCCGGGTCCTGAAAGCTGCAGGCATATCCATTTAAAGACACCGATCTTAACCGGTGAAGAACTTGAAAAGCTTCGTCATCAAAACGAAAAAGGCTTCAAAGCCGTTACTTTATCGATTTTATTTGATGTAACCGATGAAGAGAATCAGCTTGAAAGCACGCTGGATGTTCTGTATGAAAAAGCTGACCTGGCCGTTGAAGACGGTGCGACACTTCTTATTTTATCTGACCGTGGAGTTGTGAAGGATAAGGCAGCCATCCCGGCACTCCTTGCGGTTTCAGGACTGCATCATCACTTAATTCGCCAAGGAACGCGTACGACTGTCAGCATCCTTTTAGAATCAGGGGAACCAAGAGAGGTTCACCATTTCGCAACCCTGCTTGGATATGGTGCAGAAGCAATCAATCCGTATTTAGCCTATGAAACACTGCGTGATCTGATCGATAAGGGCGAGCTGCAGGATACCACTTACGAACAAGCGGTGCAAAGCTTTGTGAAATCAGGTACTGACGGAGTCATCAAGGTTTTATCTAAAATGGGAATCTCGACGATTCAAAGCTACCGTGGAGCGCAAATTTTTGAAGCGGTAGGCATTCATAAAGATGTTATTGATAAATATTTCACCCGTACAGCGTCGAGACTCGGCGGAATCGGAATGGATATCATCGAAAAAGAAGTGCTCTTGAGACATAGAAAAGCATTCAATGACCGGAAAGACAATCAAAGTACATTAGAATCCGGAGATGAATTCCAATATCGTAAAAATGGAGAGGATCATGCGTACAATCCTAGTACGATACACACTCTTCAACATGCATGCCGTACGAATAATTATGAATTGTTCAAAAAATATTCCAACATGTTGACAGATGAAAAGCAGAATCTGCAATCTCTGCGCGGACTTCTTTCGTTTAAAGAAACGAAGCCTATCCCGATTGAAGAGGTAGAGTCAGTGGAAGAAATCTGTCGCCGTTTTAAGACCGGTGCAATGTCATTCGGCTCCATCAGTCAGGAAGCCCATGAAGCATTAGCGATTGCCATGAATAAAATTGGCGGTCGGAGCAATTCAGGAGAAGGTGGGGAACACCCAAGCCGCTTCACCCCGGACGAAAATGGGGATTCAAGACGCAGCTCAATCAAGCAAGTAGCGTCAGGACGCTTCGGTGTAACAAGCCATTACCTGGTAAATGCGGACGAGATACAAATCAAGGTTGCACAAGGAGCGAAACCTGGTGAAGGTGGACATCTCCCTGGCAAAAAAGTATATCCTTGGGTTGCTGAAGTGCGGGGATCTACTCCTGGAGTGGAATTGATTTCACCACCACCTCATCATGATATCTATTCGATTGAAGACCTTGCCGAGCTGATTTATAACCTGAAGAATGCAAATCCTCAAGCCCGCATCAGCGTGAAGCTGGTATCAGCTGTAGGTGTTGGGACCATCGCTGCAGGTGTGGCAAAAGGCCGGGCGGATGTTGTGTTAATCAGTGGATATGACGGAGGAACCGGTGCTGCGCCGAGAACGAGTCTGAAACATACAGGATTGCCATGGGAAATCGGTCTTGCCGAAGCTCATCAGACCCTGTTACTGAATCGTCTTCGTGACCGGATTGTCGTCGAGACTGATGGGAAAATGATGACAGGCAGGGATGTTGTGGTTGCATCGCTTCTGGGAGCGGAAGAGTATGGATTCTCGACTGCACCACTTGTTGTCCTTGGATGTGTCATGATGCGTGTTTGTCATATGAACACATGTCCAGTCGGTATAGCGACACAAGACCCTGAGTTACGTGAAAAATACACAGGTGACCCTGAACATGTAGCGAACTTCATGCGATTTGTTGCCCAGGAAACAAGAGAGCTCATGGCTCAACTTGGCTTCAGAACGATCAATGAAATGATTGGCAGAACCGATATCCTTGAAGCAAACGAAGCAATTGATCATTGGAAAGGGAAGGGAATCGACCTCTCTGCTCTTCTGCATCAGCCGGATGTGCCTGAAAAGGTGGGCCGCTTTGCGACAAGAAAGCAGGATCACGAGCTTGAGAAAACACTCGATTATCAAGAGCTGATTCCCCGCTGCCGCCAAGCGATTGAAACGGGAGAACCGGTTGAATGGACGACAGCGATTCGAAACATACACCGCGTAACCGGCACGATGCTTGGAAGCGAAATCACAAAACGCTATGGGGCAGAAGGATTACCGGAAGATACTATCCGCCTCACGTTTAAAGGATCTGCAGGACAAAGCTTCGGTGCCTTTATTCCAAAAGGTCTGACGCTGAGACTTGTCGGTGATTCAAATGACTTCGTTGGAAAAGGTTTATCAGGTGGAAAAATCATCGTTCATCCTGATCCAACCGCTACATTCATCCCAGAACGAAACACGATCATCGGTAACGTTTCCTTCTACGGAGCGTCTGGTGGAGAAGCATATATTTACGGAGTGGCCGGCGAGCGCTTCTGTGTCCGTAATAGTGGAGCACAGGTAGTCGTGGAAAGTGTCGGGGATCACGGATGTGAGTATATGACAGGTGGAAAAGTAGTTGTACTCGGTCTTACAGGCCGAAACTTTGCAGCCGGTATGTCAGGTGGAGTCGCCTATGTACTGGATGAAGATGAAAACTTCAGGTCGAGATGTAACCAGGAGCTTGTCCTCGTTCAGCCATTATTTGATCCGGACGAAATGAAAGATGTATACGACATGATCGAGAAATATGTTCATTATACCAACAGCAACAACGGTAAGAAGATATTAGCGAACTGGGATTCCTATGTGTCAAAATTTGTACGCGTGATTCCGAAATCTTACCTCAAGATGAGAGAACGGATCAGTGAGCTTGAAAATAGCGGATTAGAGAAATTCGATGCCGAAATGGCAGCATTTGAAGAAGGTACAAAAGA